The Juglans regia cultivar Chandler chromosome 6, Walnut 2.0, whole genome shotgun sequence genome contains the following window.
CGTGCATCACACGAGTTCACAACCAGTTGTATTGAAAAACTGTGGCTTTAGTACTGTTGCAGGTATTGTGCAGAGCACTGGGTGGAAAGGTGGGTAGAGCCTATACAGGGTGGGATGTGGGGCTGAGGAAGGTTAGCATAGTGAAGGATTTGGCCCCTGCATGCTGCTTCCTTGATGATGAATTGGATGAAATCCCAACTTGCCTTTCCATTATAGAGTGCCACCAGGATGAGGTTTTTGAGGTCCCATTAGGAGCTGAAGTGATTGCATTCTCAGACAAAACAGGTGTGGAGATGTTCGCCATTGGAGACCATGTTTTAGGCATGCAAGGCCATCCTGAGTACACCAAGGACATCCTTCAAAATCTCATCGATCGCCTTCTCGATATGGATGCTTTTGAggtaggtatatatatatatatatatatatataaattaatctaTCAGAGTACCTACATCTTGAATATTGTTACCgaataaaaatggaaaactCATCCATATTCTACCAAAAAAAACTCCCCTATTCTAATTTTGTTTACTGTTATTTCGCTACGTTGATGACTGgtttaaatttatattgttccctttttttattattaatattattttgggcaAAAAAAGGGCACCTTGCCCATGCATCCACAGTCTCTACTTTTCAGTATATTTTTGTTtgccaaaatttgaatttgatcaTTAATTGCAGAGAGGTTTTGCCGACAAAGCAAGGCATGGATTGCAGACAGCTGAACCGGATAGGAAGTGTTTGCAAAGGATTTGCAAGAACTTTCTCAAGGGATGATAGTTTCACCCAAAGTTTTAAATACCGTGTTGGGCGTTTCAGTTAAGGtactgaaatgaaatatttcgatatctgTATCATTTTAGATATTAATTTtagatagtctatatataataaattaattatatatataaattatatttcaaaataacatcaatacaagttttaaaaagttaaaatacatttataaaactcaataatacttctaatttctcaatccaactatttaaaaaataatcactcaTCTTCATCATGAAAAGGGGAGTAaggatttgattttaaattctcaaaaaaatgggattaaaaaaagttaagaaaaaagttttaaatgtaAGAATTGGAATGAAAtcactaattttgaaaaattagtggATACATTGaaaattaatcacaaaaatccaCTAATTTCAACGGATACACTGAAAACCAACTGGTATTGACCGAAATGCATCGGTACAACCAGTATTTGACCCAGTATGAAATACATACCTTCCCTATACTGAtcactaggggtgaaaaccgaccctATCGGTGTAGTTTTGGATCGAAACCACACTGACGTGTTTTTCAGAGGGAGATACTGATCGAAGCCGCTAACAAGGGGTCGATTACCATTGGTTCATTGGTTACCATCACCTTATTGGTGTTCCCGTTGGTTTATCGGTTACAAGTCTTGCCCGAAAACTCATTACAAAATACCAATCCAGAAAACTCAAATCTCATCaacaaaaaactagaaaaattaaaagaacccATCAATAAATCTCACAACAAATATCACAAGACTCACAACAAAATCActagaaaaactaaaataaccTCATCAACAAACCTCAAATGAATCGGAGATGAAAGAGCTTGAAACGACGCAAATGGATggagggagaaagggatggCAACGGAAGAAGAACCCCATCAACATATCTTAAATGGATCGATGGCATTGGGTAGAGAGAAAGTtgagagggagatgagagaatctgagagagagagagagagagagagaggtgcaaAGGAAGTGAGGAGAAGGGGGCTCGGGAGGTTAAGGCTGAAGCTCTAACCCAAAACAGTGTTTGGTGTATTAAAGcaaacaacgtcgtttcatatatattttttcaaaacggtGGGTATAAAACGAAGCTATTTAAatcacttaagtgaaacggcatcATTTTATatcagaaataaatatatatatatatatattatatcgtcTAGTTCAGTGGTTTGAACTTGGTTCAAATCGGAACCGAACTGGCTGACGTCAGTTCTAGCTATTTTCTATCTCCGGTCGACGATTCTTCATTGGTTTTGGTCGGTTTTGGACTCCAACGTCCGGTCCGTGTCGGCAACAATCAATTTGGCCGGTTCTTATATAGCCCTACTGATCACTACCCCGGCACGGTATTTAAAACTCTGGTTTCACCTCCTTTCTCACTGGCCTGGTGTTTCTCTATTTTCCCCTCatgttctctttctctttcctttttcctctcatatttttctcaattcactcaacaaaaatgttattattaaGTAATCTCGAAATATAGACACGTGGTACTCTAATTCTATCATAAATCACTTtgacaaatataattaatacttatacGCGCAAGCGATTTTAGCCATAAAACGTGTTGTGATAGAATAAAAGTACCACGTTATCTATACTCAATAAACATCTCCCAAACATATATATGGTTAGCATTAATCATGTCCTATGCTTTGTATAAACCTATTTTGTTTACCAAGGCTTGTAATAAATTATGTAGTGCATTCATGACCAATCAAGATCCAAGTAATATGGGAACTTTTGATACAACCACATAaaactaggggtgtcaaattgtGTTAATGGATTATATTTGTGTTGTGTCAAGGCACGTATATTAGATTATGTGGAtcaatccaaacacaacttGTTAAACATAtcatgtcaaaatctcaaaccttaaCACGACCTATTAACATAATGGGTTAACACGACCCGACCTGTTCTGATCCGTTAGTGAATAATACGAAATATGTTAACATGACACGATCCGACTCATTTCaacccgtttatgtaaatgggctaaacaaacacaaaattaaCCCGTTTGACAAGTTTAGCAtaagtttatataaatattaaaatcacaatatctataaaaaaaaaaatataaaactaattttaagtccaaaattacaattcaaacaataaaaatatcgaaattaaaatctcaacaattttacttttagctaTAAggatataattgtaactttaaattTCTTAACGGATCATAACGGGTTATAACAGATCTAAATAGGTTGACATGTTATCAACTCGTTAAGCAATCATAttttaacgggtcaacccgttttgacctgaacccgttaaaattaaactcaaaccCATTATTATCGTGTCGTATTCATATTGGATTAACAAGTCGTGTCTTATATTGACACCCCTACATAAAACCTCTTTCTGTGTGTGTTTAAGTTGAATTAGCCTTGTGGGGAAACTCTTACTCAGCCAATTGGCAATAGGGGACAAAGGTGAATTGCTTTAGCACAAAGCTTTATGGATTTCAAAAAGGTTTGCACATCACCATAGCCAGCCAGCAAAGAtgcctaaaaaaataaaaataaatatttctcaGCAAAGAGGTACGGTAGATATCCAAGATAGTAAGCTAATATTCCAAATCAATCCATAGATTCTATTCCATTCACAATATTCTTACATTTTTTGGttcaaaaatttcttattcCTTAAACTATCAATAGTCTCATCACTTGCAAGATCATTTGTTCCGGAAATATAAACCCAGATAacgaatttatttttcaaaaacttaaacatataaaaaaaatgataaatttaatcCTTTTGCTGTATTttattcatgcatatatatatatatacatatacaatcTTTTACCCTATTTATGTTCCTAGAGCTATTATAAgaacattaaataattaaatgggTAAGCTTTTAGCTTAAGATTCTGAAGTTAGGGGTAATTTATATaatgagtatatatatttttattatatgaattcGAAAATATTAGTTGCTTAGTAATGTGTGGATCCTAACACATTGCAATTGGAGTATTGGTTCCTATATCATAACACATTGCAATTGGAGTATTGGTTCCTATATCATAACACATTGCAATTGGAGTATTGGATCCTATGGATACAGAAGGAACATTGGAATTTAGGAAAGTTACAGTGGAAGGAGGCAATATGCGTAAATACCTTTTTCTATATTCTTCATGTCTATGCTTATAGTTTTATATTCTGGTCCCAGTTTGTGTCCCTTTGTTATGCAAATTGGATATATAGATGCTATTGCATGGTTTTATCAACCttatacttttcattttttagtaGAGCCTGCATATATTTATCATGGTAGGTCTAATATTTGGGGATCGGTCTTAAACCTTtacacaaatattatatatataaagtactaGTGTGCCACCCAGCATTGACAGTAGAGAgtacaaatttcaatttttatttttttctttatatttttttaacatatttaaatattttttaaaaaaatatatatatatatacacaaatataataataataatcatttccttaattaagtaaaaaaaaattaaatatacaagCAATCAAAATGATGGGACAAAATGAGTCGGAATAGTAacattattcaatatatatatatatatataccttcaaATTGCCATTTCAAAAACTAACAATTGATAAGGTTGATAAATATAAACGCATAATATTATGAAAGTAAGATGTGAGTTTAATATATAGCATAACTCTTTCCTTCGAGAAAAGAGTCAATGCTATACATTATAGTCATCTCATTTTCATTATAGTATGCCAATGTTATATTACAGTACATTTGAGAGGGCAACGTAGAATTTTCCATTCTTAAAATAACAAACTTAAAAGAACCAATCGAAAGTTAGCAACCACGCAACACTACAATCACCCACTCACTCAATATGATACCATTCATAATACctgacatataataaaaccaagaAACTAATTGAGCAGATGACTCTTCAACATAACCTCAATAGAACAGGCTAATTGAATCAGATTGAACTGCTTGATAACTTTCTATTGCGATGATGTTGACCATGAACCTCTCAAGTTTGAATGCTTTCAGAAcgtcccccccccccaaacaacAGTGGGAAGTAGTCAATTTTACATGTATGCCTCACAAAGTTACAGGGCCCAACAGGGAAAAAAATGCTAATGCTGGGGGAACAAGGAGTTCAAACAAGTTACAATAGTAGACTGACagttgttcttttcttttcatctgGAGAGGATGCCTATCGCTCAATAGTATTGAAACTCCAAAGAATGATGAGATTGAGTAGTTTCTACATCTCTcttcagttttcttttctttttctttttcccttttttttttttttttgattttctgTTTGCCAACATTTATGGAAAACGACAGAACACAATATCACATTACTAACTCACCTACAGCATATTGTTGATAGAAATCATACAGTTATGATAGCTATGCAAGCGGTTGACGTTCTCTTCCGTTTTGACCCCCAGCAAAGTTCCACCTTACCAATCTTCCTTTTGGTCCCGAGATAACCTTGACAATTTGAAGCTCCACAGTGGCACTTCACTTCGGGTCCAAATTGCACAAATCTACAATGCCAAAAGCTGGATGTTATACCCGTGCCAAAATAATTGCCTACTATAAAACAAATTACCTCCAACAATCTATATGATTTGAGTAGTGCTACAAAAAATATCTGCctaagaacataaaaaatatctgCCTAAGAACATATATTGCAACGATAACGGGCGGctataagaaaaaacaaacatttgtgacgaattatttacgacgataatgactatttgcaacaaaaatagactcattttaacaagaaataatcattctcgttagaaataactggtcacaaataaacaattttcttgtaataattttttttagaacagTACCCATTATtactactattattattattattataacccTGGTACGTAATTATAGATTTGTTTTACAATCAGATATTTGTTTAAGTTGGCTTGTGCTTGTATTCTCGCTGGGtttgattgtttattttaataaacttcTAATATTAGATCAGTGCAACAGAAAGGAGGGTTGTACAGACGAATGATAAATCGGGATTATACCTGTAATCATACGTTAATGGCTCTCCAACCTCGATTGACCGCGCAGCAAACACACCAACACGCACTTCCCCCTCAAACTGCCTGGAAGGGAAAAATATTAGTCAGACCAATTTTCTTGTGAAAGCTCCAGTATCTTCATCAGATAAAAACACCTCTAATGTTAGAATGCTAATGGATGCCAGGCCAGCTCAAGCTGACATCATTGGAAAAGCCAGAACTTCATTTAAATAATGGGAGATCCCTGGCAGAAAAGACCTCTAGAACCctaaaattttgatattgttcAACCAATCATCACAACTTTCATTTTTAGACTATGTAACTTAATCCCCTGGGAAAGGGGTCATGGACATAATATGCCAATGCAATAAATTTCTGAATAAGGACAAATGATACAACTAGGATCCATGATATAGAGATTTCTGTTTAATCATTACATGCCCACAAATAGTCAATAAAGTGTTCAACACTAGACAGGAAAGTCATATCCCAGTCTGCATTTTGTGTCCATGTCAGTCATATCTCTAGGAAACACAAAATACCAAATTTGTAAAATACGTTTTCTATATACATCCAAGCGCTTATAGCATGTGTCCTAAGCATTAATCCATAGTCAGAGTACCTCAAATATATTGAGTTTCCCAAGAAAAAATTGAGAACGTACAACGAATTTCAAGAGAACCATAGTAAAAGACTCTTGCTCATGTACAATAAATGCCAATGTTGGTCGCAATTAACCAGACCACAATAGAAGTGTTTCTCACAAGTATCACGGCAATCGCCAAAACAGAGGAACAAGTTTGGCTAGCAAGATCCAGAAATGAAGATAATTTACAATTCCAGACACCAGTATGCATTTTGGGTGAACACATTATAGCTTCGAGAGCTATTGACTTCGAGTATGGAAGAACCTACTTATCCCTACTATCCATGAGGACCAAAAAGGATAAAAAGCCACAAATACTGATCATACTAACCACTTCTCCAGAATGCAGTTGGGGTCACAGCCATGGTTCAAAAACCGAGACGCATTACCCTTGAAAGTTGCATCAATCGTGAAGTCCTTTCGAATTTCACACATGTAAAAATTCTGAGCACCTCTGTATTTCATGTCCCAAAGCCTTTGCTCACACAAGGCATCATCAATAACTGAAACAGAAAATGAACTTAATTAGGGCTCTCAATGAATTGCAAACAAAAAGACGTAGTAGAAATCAATGTCAAACCCCAGACTTAATATGACATCGTAAACTTTCGAATATAGTTTAAGATGTCATTaacttgcaaaaagaaaaaaatctaagaTCAAATGCATTATGGATCAGTAAATGTAGTTTGAGATGTCAATACCACTTGTACTAACAGTTCAAGTCATGAACTTTATACAGGGCCCACTTACATTGATTAAGGGTAGGGTATGGTTCCAATCTGCTTACTACATTATTAAATTATgacttgcatgcatgcaggagaACCATAAAAAAGTCAGAAATTTATCCGAGTTACTGCATGATGCACATATCTCATAATTTGTAAGATCTGTGGGAGGATGTTTTCATAAACCAAAATCAAGTATCATACGCTATTATTCGTTGGAATAATCTAGCAAGTCTGGGCCCCTAACTggagaattaattaatttaaatccgCAAAAAGGCATGGAACCTTATTTTAGAAAGaaatttctcaacattttcaCTAACAACCCTTAGGTGGAGAATGAACAAGGCAATGATTGATTATGAGATATTCTTATTCATGAGAATATAGCCAAACTGacagtaaaataaaacatgcaaaCAAAGGAATGTAGGCTGTTGAGAATTTGAGCTTAAGCCAAATAAAACAAGTACCTTCTCCAATGTACTCAATTATAAAATCGCCTTTATTGAATTTTTCTGCAGCCACTACTCCCCAACCACAAAATTCTGTCTGATAAGGAAGATAAACATTTAATAGTAACAGAACTTAGAAAACAAGAACTCCAATGCATAAAATCTAACAAAGAAGGGAAAAACCAtgtatagtaattttttttaatgatgcaGAGCCCTTTGGACCCAGCCCAAGGGATTGAACCCCAAATACACGGCCCCACCCACTAGAATCGTGTATAAGGTAATCCAAGGAAACTTCAAGTCTGAAATCGAATCCAGGCTGCTTCTTTTTTCTATCAGTCAAATCCAGGCTGCACCTTGATAGGTGTAAACCAGTTATAGCAAAACAGTTTAAGTTTGAGGTAAAGAAACATGATGCACTCCCTCctaaagtaaaaaattttaaccttGACAATATTTATCTTTCTCTCCTTGCGGAATGGCCGGTTTGTGCAATTTTCTGAGCAACGACAAGCCTTAGAGCAGCTTATGCATTGAACCCTATCAAACGATACAACCAAATGATAAATAAGCTGGAATGTCTATAACATTGTGAATAGGGGAAAATTAACACCACTGTGAACTAGAGAATGTACAAGGCAAGGGGAAAAAACAACCACATAAGCAATTTGCCAAAAGAAATGCTTAGAAAGAATTATCACATGAAAGCTCATATTAGTGTACTAATAGAATATGCAGAGAAATAGACCAAACAGAACGGCAGGAGCAATGGTCAAAATCGCAAAACAGGTCACATTATGTGATAAATATGCAGTCTTACTTTGTCTAGCTACAAATAACTCATCTATCAAAttacacatatataattaagagaaataatatttgaagtCGTAAAATGAACAAACGCTTCgcaatccttttgaaaaaattaaataaatataaaactcacataaaaaataaaactaattttttaagagcaatgctacataccGTCTCCATTTGGAGACTGCAATGAAAGTTTagacaattttatctttaaaattttttaaaattacaaaaatattccatctaaaataatgtattttctcttttaataaagGACCtgcacattttttaataaagaaaccTAAATGACCTGCAGACACAATCGTCAGAGCATACAGTACTGCAACTTGTGCATCCAATATCATCTGCTGCAGCACCATTACGCTTCTTCTTGACCagataaatatctattttcagTTAAGATCAGTTCCATGGTAATCATAAAAAAGAACTCATTAATAATAGACCCGACAAAATGGAATGAGCTATTTATTTCATCAATAAGTTGCCTATACTTGCACTTATTTAATATATGTGCAAGGATCTGCCTAGGTGATTGATACTACTGACAAACATAACAGATATAGGATACTGCGCCTGATGTGGACATAGGGAGGTGGCTCCATCTTATTCTCCATGTCTTTCCATGTTAAGTCAATCTTGAACTCCTCATCGACATAAGGCAAAGGCAAGCGACCAAAAACTTCCTGAAATTTCaccagagttttttttttttttttggggggggggggaagagagagagagagagagttagacaCTGGTTTATGATTGATGAAAAAAGCACATTAGATCTATAGCTGTAAAtgtagtaaaaaaaaatgctaaaataatcCATGTAGTTTGACCCCCCATGTGGTGCTGATTATGTTCAGTTGCCCCTTTTAAAAAACcaatatcaattaaaaaaatacaaaagaataacAATTTCCAAACAATATCTGGGTGCCCCTTTAGAACAAGGTCCACCTCTAAGGCTGCAAATGAACAGAGCAGCTCATGAACaactcgagctcggctcgtACATACTCGGTTTGAATTCgcttcatttaataaataagatgTTTGTAAACACTAATATTAGCTTGAATACTAAACAAGCAAAACTCGTATAAACGCGACTAGACTAAATTTAGACTCGTAAACAAAGCTCATATAAAAGCTTGACTTGACTCATTTGAGCTCATTTTGAAGCTCGTAATATCTattgtatatgtatgtgttatatttattacatgttagttgtattttatatacttaattatatattattaatttatttatagtttaccttatctaaaatatttattatgttccCAAAGTAAATATAGGATAACTTGTATAATTCtttatatagaatatattttatgtacTTAGCTGTATGTTTTATTACTAGTTATATGATAAATCAAgctattttatatttgtaatacaatttattttataaatttaattgattatgtaatataacattaatgttatatattaattttctactTGTTACATAGATTATTGCCTATTGATTTGGTAATAAATGAATGAGTGAATACACATTTACTTCAAACAATtaccaaattaagttttttttataagtattaagaGATTTCATTAATGCAAGTAAATACACAATTTCCAAATTAACATTAATTGATTAactataattcatatatataatgcacaTCATAACATAAGTTGAtggtatttctttttaattaaagaatcaTATCAATAACCTTATACACAATATGGTTTTCATTATACAATAtaaatgataacatatattataagttatgactatacttattatttataattgtatattattatattcttatggtgtaatatatgtacaataacttatatatttatatcatatgcttttaatacactaaaaaatataatatttagtaATGTATgctataatttatatttaataataatatattatacaactaGAACTTTAGATTTATTatgttatctatatatattaagagtaatgctaggaGCAAGCCCTAAATGCACAAGTCTTGCACaagccttttgtaaaaaaatggccCCACCAAGACGTGAATATTTTACATTTGTTCTTGGTGGGGTTCACTTTTTTATAGAAGGCCTACACGAGTCTTGTACATTTTGAACTTGTATATATCATATGTAAAATGATTTagtttattacatttatcttatgtatcattttttaatttacaactagaagttaatttattttataaaaggtttatatcataataattttcaaatcaaaactaTTTGGTTGAATGGTTAAATAGTatgaattttttgtaaaatttaaagtttttttattttaataaaagataagtatcaaaattttcaaaacaaaaatcgaGTTCAAGCTCGAGTCGTTCGTTTATTTTTAGTCGAGCTCAAGCAGAATTCAAACAACATTAATGGTTAACGAGCCAAGTTCAAACAAggatattcaaattttattcgAGTTTGAATGAGTACACATGCTAATCGCCTTGTTTGAATTCAGCTCGACTCAATTCATTTGTAGCCCTAATCCACCACTAAAGGAAGGGACCTCCACCATCAACACACTTTGTAGAGGAGCTAGAGGTTCACCACCCATCCTAGAGCAATGGGAGAAGGGACATCCACAAAGGCATGCTTCATGGCGATGTCAAAGGCCTCATACCTTGGGTTGTGCCTAGTGGGGGCCATGTTGGCTATTGTTGGGGAAGGGCACCCTTTACTTTTTCAATATGAAAACTTCTtattaataagtttttttttctgtttttttcatttatgttttgcattgatttcttgaaatttattttgtatattattttttcttacgtTATTAGTGCTGACATGACATTTTTAACAATTGACTAAATAAAGTGACAAAGGTGATTGATTTGCTCAAAATTGAAACAACGTGGAGTAAAAAATTCCAGATTAGAGTAAAAGAACTAATCTTTCCAAAAGCTAAACCACATGGGTTGTTTAATATTGAACACATTGAGTATGAATATTACTGATTAAAGATTTTAGACTAGGTTTTATTTTCCCTCTGCATCTGGTCTGTTCATTCTTTCTATAGTTTGGTGAGGGCCTAGTATCGTACATAGCCCTGTTTTGTTAGGGCAGGAAGAAGTATTCATGCACACAGGGTCATGTGTAACAAAGATAATTTATGTGATCCTTGGAACATTTAAAATCAATCTCTCTAAAATTTGACTCGAGGAATGtgattctctttctttcttgggCACTCATTATTTGACATCAGGTATGTCCAACATACCCTATATTGTCATGTCTGACAAGGGTACTCAATTAGAAGCATTCATGTACCTTAGGCTTATGTTATTTGACTTCAACCAATTGTATTAATAGATTCTTCATGAATTTTACCTCCATGTCACTTGTACAAGCTGCATGCTGCTCATTCAACACATAAGCCCTGTCAGCCAGCCTAATCAATCAAAAATAAGAATGAAGGAATAAAACTTCAACAAGGAGCCAAAACATATTGATAATAGTTTAAGGAAATTTAATCTATGTTACTCAAACCCAAAAGCAATGGTTCTCTTTGGTAAACCATGAAATTAGCTAGTGCGGTAGATACAAATGCCAAATAAAGACACATCCATGCATCAGAATCAGGCACCCTAGGTACTAACAACCTTAGTAAAGAATTTGGAAGCAATTAAATGGAAGCAATACATAGACAATGAAATACAGGTACAGCATGACAGACTGTTGGAAAGGGTAAAAGGGATTCCAGTTACtaaaacaaaatcttcagaGTTTTCACAAAAAGctttattttcaacaaaatttcaCTTGCAGAAACTTTTACATGGATCTTACAATATGAACGTGACAACTAAAGAATTCCtcataaaatacatgttttccTGCATTTTTGCTACATCTATTTAACAAAACATGTAGTGCTTATCCATGCTAACTAAAGGAACATCCTCAAGGAACCAACCAGTGGAGTCATTAATATCTCACTTTCTGATAACAGAAAATGTACCGTAGAATTCTTATTTGTAATTGTAATGACCTAAGACCCTTTTATCTCAGcacatcatcattataattCAATAGTATAGAAACTAGTGATGACGATTGGATGCCTTCATAACCTAAAAGATAGATATTTTAGAAAGGGAACTGACAGGAAATCAAAATgatggaggaaagaaaaaattgaccTCCCTATCCAGCCGCCAATTTGTAGGATGCCTCCAGCAAACAGCTCTCCCTGATTGACCTTCTAAATGCATCACCGTGTCAGGCCATGGTGCACACTTGTCATGTGATGCCATTGGGCACTGCACACACCGCCAGTATAATCTATTTTTGCAAATGAAGCATGCCTGATCATTAAAATATCTCACATATATTAGCTCCACCAAAAAAAGtagttataataaataaaacaaataacgcATAGATATTCTGAAAGAGAAAGAACAAAGCACACTTAtcaataat
Protein-coding sequences here:
- the LOC108989501 gene encoding histone-lysine N-methyltransferase ASHR3 yields the protein MILKSMPDLGNLSLSASLALTRCPAIKLITDPPDLGNPQCPSLVKTLGEECDQEQTLSFPVLCQGEVNVGNEIRALRRNRGSLDRARKASNGKGLEDHVKTWVQKKMESGVPESRCCLPFLIGAKKMVECLVCHDLIYPGEEVLCSVRDCQGVYHLECAKALLQISNLKNFKCPQHACFICKNRLYWRCVQCPMASHDKCAPWPDTVMHLEGQSGRAVCWRHPTNWRLDREHAACTSDMEEVFGRLPLPYVDEEFKIDLTWKDMENKMEPPPYVHIRRNIYLVKKKRNGAAADDIGCTSCSTVCSDDCVCRVQCISCSKACRCSENCTNRPFRKERKINIVKTEFCGWGVVAAEKFNKGDFIIEYIGEVIDDALCEQRLWDMKYRGAQNFYMCEIRKDFTIDATFKGNASRFLNHGCDPNCILEKWQFEGEVRVGVFAARSIEVGEPLTYDYRFVQFGPEVKCHCGASNCQGYLGTKRKIGKVELCWGSKRKRTSTACIAIITV
- the LOC108989512 gene encoding gamma-glutamyl peptidase 3-like translates to MKDGGEKRYALLLAVKDSEYVKKVYGGYFNVFIAAFGEEGERWDLYRVVEEEFPDMNELQNYDGFVISGSPSDAYANDYWILKLCLLLQTLNAMEKKVLGICFGHQVLCRALGGKVGRAYTGWDVGLRKVSIVKDLAPACCFLDDELDEIPTCLSIIECHQDEVFEVPLGAEVIAFSDKTGVEMFAIGDHVLGMQGHPEYTKDILQNLIDRLLDMDAFERGFADKARHGLQTAEPDRKCLQRICKNFLKG